One window of the Paenibacillus beijingensis genome contains the following:
- a CDS encoding response regulator transcription factor, whose translation MSKKVLVVDDEPSISRLIEYNLKLAGYEVSCVHDGEAVFQMLRSFRPDLIVLDLMLPGMDGIQVCRELRKQANAVPIVMLTAMHEVTDRIAGLDNGADDYMTKPFSPQELISRIGAVLRRARELPGASPEEDAALEIGRLTLLPSQREVKVNGQPIELTPKEYELLLFLCRHQNRVLSRQQLLHGVWDYHFLGDTRIVDVHISHVRDKIERNPRMPEYIQTVRGVGYKLIAPAIHSAL comes from the coding sequence ATGAGCAAAAAGGTGCTTGTCGTTGATGACGAGCCTTCCATCTCAAGGCTGATCGAGTACAACCTCAAACTTGCCGGATATGAAGTCAGCTGTGTTCATGACGGCGAAGCCGTATTTCAAATGCTCCGGTCCTTCCGGCCGGATTTAATCGTACTGGACCTTATGCTGCCCGGAATGGACGGTATTCAAGTGTGCCGGGAGCTGCGCAAGCAGGCTAACGCCGTCCCGATTGTCATGCTGACCGCCATGCATGAAGTAACCGACCGGATTGCCGGCCTGGATAACGGGGCCGACGATTACATGACCAAGCCGTTCAGCCCGCAGGAGCTCATATCCCGGATCGGCGCCGTTCTGCGCCGTGCCCGGGAGCTTCCGGGTGCTTCGCCCGAAGAGGATGCCGCCTTGGAAATCGGCCGTCTGACTCTGCTTCCGTCACAGCGGGAAGTGAAGGTAAACGGGCAGCCGATCGAGCTGACACCGAAAGAATATGAACTGCTGCTGTTTCTGTGCCGTCACCAGAACCGCGTTCTGTCCCGCCAGCAGCTGTTGCATGGCGTTTGGGACTACCACTTTCTCGGCGATACGAGAATCGTGGATGTACACATCAGTCATGTACGCGACAAAATCGAACGAAATCCGCGCATGCCCGAATACATTCAAACCGTTCGCGGCGTCGGCTACAAGCTTATCGCACCCGCCATTCACTCGGCGCTGTAA
- the trmL gene encoding tRNA (uridine(34)/cytosine(34)/5-carboxymethylaminomethyluridine(34)-2'-O)-methyltransferase TrmL, whose amino-acid sequence MAFHIVLVEPEIPANTGNIARTCAATGAHLHLVRPLGFRTDDKTLKRAGLDYWYAVQVHYYDSFQELADKHPEGRFFFASTRASKTYCDMNYRDGDFFVFGKETKGLPQELLDRYPETCIRMPMTDKVRSLNLSNSAAIVLYEALRQSDFAGMQ is encoded by the coding sequence ATGGCTTTTCATATTGTGCTGGTTGAACCTGAGATTCCGGCCAATACCGGCAATATTGCACGAACGTGCGCGGCTACTGGTGCGCATCTTCATTTGGTGCGGCCCCTCGGGTTTCGCACGGATGACAAGACGCTGAAGAGAGCCGGACTTGACTATTGGTATGCCGTTCAGGTTCATTACTACGATTCGTTTCAGGAATTGGCGGACAAGCATCCGGAAGGACGCTTTTTTTTCGCCAGTACGCGGGCAAGCAAGACGTATTGCGATATGAATTACCGGGACGGCGATTTTTTTGTGTTTGGGAAAGAAACGAAGGGACTTCCGCAGGAGCTGCTGGACCGGTATCCCGAAACGTGTATCCGCATGCCGATGACCGATAAGGTGCGGTCGCTCAACTTATCCAATTCCGCCGCCATTGTGTTGTATGAAGCTTTGAGGCAATCCGATTTTGCCGGCATGCAATAA
- a CDS encoding AbrB/MazE/SpoVT family DNA-binding domain-containing protein, whose amino-acid sequence MKPAGVVRKVDQLGRIVLPKSLRKRYQMNEGDPVEILVQGDHIILERYRPRCVFCSSMEEVHEFKERYVCAECMIDMGYLQR is encoded by the coding sequence ATGAAACCGGCAGGTGTTGTACGGAAGGTTGACCAGTTAGGCCGCATTGTGCTGCCGAAATCGCTGCGCAAAAGGTATCAGATGAATGAAGGGGATCCGGTTGAAATATTGGTGCAGGGCGATCATATTATACTGGAGCGTTATCGTCCAAGATGCGTATTTTGCAGCTCGATGGAAGAGGTTCACGAGTTTAAAGAGCGTTACGTATGTGCGGAATGTATGATCGATATGGGTTATCTTCAGCGCTGA
- a CDS encoding response regulator has translation MKILIVDDEQHAREAVKLLVPWQELGVNDILEADNGEAAKLLMEQHQPQLVLTDMYMPITNGIQFMEWTRSRYPRTRIIAISGYNDFDYVRQAMKYGGLDYILKPIDPDQLGEAVAKALAGLREEENEKRSQVERGIALNQYKPVYWNHLFDQLIQTGGTDGTAQKIRQEFADFPQSGEGQAVIISLFPIHNTIVRKFGGDKELLLFAVINVLNDLVRTKWRAGYAFRPAAADDEAVILFWNGLDLLLPRVQQLTEAVFTALKALVHAGIGIRSPFPAGLAQSVETAREALLQRNLLAPKERVRSAPNARKDSAQFRHLTDLEAPVRMALQLRNATDARAAVENWFGRVQTMTAVTPAQLRLWEREFGLLRTRWFEAALEEEDARELADQPAPPLPFYFDDNGKLLLNETESAWKETIAALIESVIGRARQQRNMIAEMTRYIEEHLKEDLSLQQLSARFYVSREHISRRFKQETGHTLSEHVEQLRVDKAKKLLGNPQLKVTDVAAQVGYSDEKYFSKVFKKQTGFAPNQYRRQQ, from the coding sequence GTGAAAATTTTAATTGTAGACGATGAGCAGCACGCCCGGGAAGCGGTAAAACTGCTCGTTCCGTGGCAGGAGCTCGGGGTAAACGATATTTTGGAGGCCGACAATGGAGAAGCGGCCAAGCTGCTGATGGAGCAGCATCAGCCTCAGCTTGTGCTGACCGACATGTACATGCCGATCACAAACGGGATCCAGTTTATGGAATGGACGCGAAGCCGCTATCCTCGTACCCGCATCATTGCGATCAGCGGCTATAACGACTTCGACTATGTCCGGCAAGCGATGAAATACGGCGGACTCGACTATATTTTAAAACCGATTGATCCGGATCAGCTTGGCGAAGCGGTCGCCAAAGCATTGGCAGGGCTGCGCGAGGAGGAGAACGAGAAGCGCAGCCAGGTGGAGCGCGGGATTGCGCTGAACCAGTATAAGCCTGTCTATTGGAATCATCTGTTCGACCAGCTGATTCAAACCGGCGGCACCGACGGGACGGCGCAAAAAATCCGGCAGGAATTCGCCGATTTTCCGCAGTCCGGCGAAGGGCAAGCGGTCATTATCAGCCTATTCCCCATCCACAACACCATAGTCCGCAAATTCGGCGGCGATAAGGAGCTGCTGCTGTTTGCCGTCATTAATGTACTGAACGACCTTGTCCGCACCAAATGGAGAGCGGGCTATGCCTTCCGGCCGGCAGCGGCGGACGATGAAGCCGTCATTTTGTTCTGGAATGGATTAGACCTTCTCTTGCCCCGGGTTCAGCAGCTGACCGAAGCGGTATTTACCGCTCTGAAGGCTCTCGTCCATGCCGGGATCGGAATCCGGTCGCCGTTTCCCGCCGGTCTTGCGCAATCGGTGGAAACAGCCCGGGAAGCGCTCTTGCAGCGCAATTTATTGGCTCCGAAAGAGCGGGTCCGCTCGGCCCCAAACGCCAGGAAAGATTCCGCACAATTTCGGCATCTGACCGATCTCGAGGCTCCTGTGCGGATGGCGCTTCAGCTGCGCAATGCGACAGACGCCCGCGCCGCCGTCGAGAATTGGTTTGGGCGCGTTCAGACGATGACTGCGGTGACCCCGGCGCAGCTGAGGCTCTGGGAACGGGAATTCGGCCTGCTTCGGACACGCTGGTTTGAAGCGGCGCTTGAAGAAGAGGATGCCAGAGAGCTTGCGGATCAGCCGGCTCCGCCTCTTCCCTTCTACTTCGACGATAACGGGAAGCTGCTGTTGAATGAAACCGAAAGCGCATGGAAAGAAACGATTGCCGCCTTGATCGAATCCGTAATCGGCCGCGCGCGCCAGCAGCGGAACATGATTGCGGAGATGACGAGATATATCGAGGAGCATCTGAAGGAGGATTTGTCTTTGCAGCAGCTGTCGGCCCGTTTTTATGTAAGCCGCGAGCATATTTCCCGGCGGTTTAAGCAGGAAACCGGTCATACGCTCTCGGAGCATGTCGAGCAGCTGCGGGTGGACAAAGCGAAAAAACTTCTCGGTAACCCGCAGTTGAAAGTGACCGATGTGGCGGCCCAGGTCGGCTATTCGGACGAGAAATATTTTAGCAAGGTGTTCAAAAAACAGACCGGTTTTGCGCCAAACCAGTACCGGCGGCAGCAGTAG
- a CDS encoding cache domain-containing sensor histidine kinase, which translates to MKWLKRSIRTKLAVFLLISIAVPMLASIIITNLRTSNIVTEGAVRQNAKLLIQGKINMANYLDQFNQISLLPYNDTKNTDTLYRILEQGKTDYLSEEEVYRSLQSMGRSIKEIYQVYLHSNSAERGYLFTRGLYKKDDQLTPGNGAALPEGTAYRVEPAHESGSYGIDKPPRYSPVQVISFHRSILQIPGDRIIGTLAIDVTPDIIDAICNELYDREQEQLYLLSGDGTVVYGPQPDQRGKRLTDPWARHVLQLAAANGQGYYQSVSGSSFQGVYVYDRLTDNDMNWTMVKVIPEQVLQAGTQQVTEVNSIVLGISLLLIIAAALIVSFWITKPVKVLTGYVNRIQSGELDTDIRLQREDEIGQLARRFRIMMETINNLVLREYKMELANKTNQLKALQAQVHPHFLYNALQSIGTAALQHGVADVYKLIMLLGKMMRYSMNTAEEFVAISQEISHTSAYLELQKQRFGSKLTYQIEVQPATEQILVPKMIVQPIVENVFKHAFDPIGGELAVDIETELQDGFVRIRIIDNGPGMSPDKREQIEARLSRQSDAFLTAAISDHIGLANVYARMLLYFGDRAGITLEPGEAGGLTVTLHIPHVTGGERL; encoded by the coding sequence GTGAAATGGCTGAAGCGTAGCATACGTACGAAGCTGGCGGTCTTCCTGCTAATCTCCATCGCCGTTCCGATGCTGGCTTCCATCATCATTACAAACCTGCGCACCTCCAACATCGTCACCGAGGGCGCCGTTCGCCAAAATGCGAAGCTGCTGATTCAAGGCAAAATAAATATGGCCAATTATTTGGACCAGTTTAACCAAATTTCCTTGCTTCCTTATAACGATACGAAAAATACCGACACGCTTTACCGGATCTTGGAGCAGGGCAAAACGGATTATTTGTCCGAGGAGGAAGTTTACCGCAGTCTGCAATCGATGGGTCGTTCCATTAAAGAGATCTATCAGGTGTATCTGCACTCCAATAGCGCTGAACGCGGCTATTTGTTCACGCGCGGGCTGTACAAGAAGGATGACCAGCTTACGCCCGGCAATGGCGCGGCACTTCCGGAAGGAACGGCGTACCGGGTGGAACCCGCCCACGAGAGCGGAAGCTACGGGATCGACAAGCCGCCCCGTTATTCGCCGGTGCAGGTCATTTCGTTTCACCGGTCCATTCTGCAAATTCCCGGCGACCGCATTATCGGCACCTTGGCGATCGATGTAACGCCCGATATCATTGATGCGATTTGCAATGAGCTGTACGACCGCGAGCAGGAGCAGCTGTATTTGCTGTCCGGCGACGGGACGGTCGTGTACGGACCGCAGCCGGATCAACGCGGCAAACGGCTCACTGACCCTTGGGCGCGCCATGTGCTTCAGCTGGCGGCGGCGAACGGTCAAGGGTACTATCAGTCGGTGAGCGGCAGTTCGTTTCAAGGGGTTTACGTCTACGATCGATTGACCGACAACGATATGAACTGGACGATGGTTAAAGTGATCCCTGAACAAGTGCTGCAGGCCGGCACGCAGCAGGTAACCGAAGTAAACAGCATCGTGCTCGGCATCTCGCTGCTGCTCATTATCGCCGCCGCCCTTATCGTCTCGTTCTGGATTACGAAGCCGGTCAAAGTATTAACCGGTTATGTCAACCGCATTCAATCCGGTGAGCTTGATACCGATATCCGGCTGCAGCGCGAGGATGAAATCGGACAGCTTGCCCGCCGGTTCCGGATCATGATGGAAACAATTAACAATTTAGTACTGCGGGAATATAAGATGGAGCTGGCAAACAAAACGAATCAGCTGAAAGCGCTGCAAGCACAGGTTCACCCCCATTTTCTTTATAATGCTTTGCAATCGATCGGTACGGCGGCGCTTCAGCACGGCGTAGCGGATGTATACAAGCTGATTATGCTGCTGGGCAAAATGATGCGCTATTCCATGAATACGGCTGAAGAGTTTGTCGCTATTTCCCAGGAAATCAGCCACACATCGGCTTATCTCGAGCTGCAGAAGCAGCGTTTCGGCAGCAAACTGACATATCAAATCGAGGTGCAGCCGGCAACGGAACAAATCCTTGTCCCGAAAATGATCGTTCAGCCGATCGTTGAGAACGTATTCAAGCACGCTTTTGACCCGATCGGAGGCGAGTTGGCCGTCGATATTGAAACAGAGCTGCAGGATGGATTCGTGCGCATCCGCATCATCGACAACGGTCCCGGTATGTCTCCGGACAAAAGGGAGCAAATCGAGGCACGGCTCAGCCGTCAATCCGATGCTTTCTTAACCGCTGCGATTTCCGATCATATCGGACTTGCCAATGTTTATGCCCGCATGCTGCTCTATTTCGGAGACCGGGCCGGGATCACACTCGAACCGGGTGAAGCGGGAGGATTGACCGTAACGCTGCATATCCCGCATGTGACAGGAGGGGAACGGTTGTGA